One window from the genome of Erwinia sorbitola encodes:
- a CDS encoding glutamate synthase-related protein, which yields MSNSKPYPYGLYDPSKDSDSCGVGFITRKDGEQTHEVLQMAHSALCTVPHRGGMSAEGVGDGAGVNVDLSLHFFRKITGLPLEAGRFGVGNFFVPKDSALRANAERLVEETLASYNLNIIVKRDMPLDNSVLRPAAISFQLPIVQWVFTAPADVTSQIDFEKRIYRALLDIEARAFTESDFGGLYPLSLSSRTQVFKARLNSNEVIPYFQDLTDADHQVRGLFFHTRFSTNTDPHTTMAQPFRLMAHNGELNTDRKNRIAESALALARGKKIVRPKGQSDSSRLDQSIHSRLMEDNLDLITAVVSMMPPAWENDPSLSAEVRAMLEYFSLYEEKNDGPAALIFGNGEVIGARLDRLGLRPLRSVETAEYIGAMSEAGQIAFPPESVLRRGRIEAGGMLYYDHREKRSYTTVEALEKLAAVADYPALLAESRVTLDDLPVIPAEQQGSPSRYSGDLKTYQRFVAYYYNQESFKFMMDPMLTTGAEKISAMGYGNAINALSDHEGGMAHYFSQRFAQVTNPPLDSIREADGMTMRVALGAKPHLGRSKGHQIVVPTPILSHLDMLQLREQTVAPYARFDMLYLPVIGTDPQSRAANADALEQAIDALAQDVVDFAREQGGIAVITDRHISSTHASIPMLLMVSAINQRLVQEGLRLDVSLVVESGQSISSHHIAAALGFGASAIYPLGVQMRAEEKYGEGEAGNKAFKRYAKAAEKALMKTMGKVGLCTVESYSCGEFFEPNFLDTEDRVLKKYFPNIKTPVGGAGFATIAQMAVDWHQSALRIQGESDVPLLGLFKERAEGAGHSYGTIAVRTFIDMTEQPIRFADKAREEDNFIRLMTLAKLDNAFSIKTKTFADSSFERIPNEVIDNFTITADYRQFSSLMQEERKRRPAALRDILALPADLTHVDSEAEFTRKLGRYSLINNGFAVRGLVCEATEGREGHFILRLTDAIVGLKSEHDRLTTLSGVLKKRFGDAIEHAEVTADALHLTTTGKAADYLSRIFTISPVLPLSEVQPAHEITRTFASGAMSHGALVAPAHEAVAHGTNMVGGMSNCGEGGEHYSRHGTIRASRIKQLASGRFGVWAAYLADPMLEELEIKIGQGAKPGEGGQLPAAKVTVEIAAARGGTPGVELVSPPPHHDTYSIEDLAQLIHDCKAARVRVIVKLVSSEGIGTIAVGVAKAGADVINVAGNTGGTGAASVTSLKYTGRVAEIGIAEVHQALCANGLREKVLLRCSGAQQTGSDVVKSALLGGDSFEFGTTALMMLKCVMAKNCNVKCPAGLTTNAEAFDGDPRQLAQYFINVAHEVREMLARLGLRSLREARGRSDLLHLMDHPLEVGKLDLRAMLTVVPEMKIAHPVYLEKDFELDNGWIDLLNDQLVSQGSTEINLGDGITLNNRNKSVGGQLAIDIERLLNHTLNAEHLSRIPAALLDDRGRRYLAPGTVNISTSGSAGQSYGVFCNDGMRLEHYGTCNDGVGKGQCGGEIVVMSPGGGSQDAEGNVLIGNFALFGATGGRLFAQGQAGDRFAVRNSGATAVVEGVGDFCCEYMTNGAVLNLGTYGTGFGNGMSGGFAYQYDPYGTLAGSAAGDSVMLGSITDDNEMARVHKDAVLTMLNWHLDATSSPRAQWLLDHWETESQHFVYVMPRSLLLYQDGGEILKAKARKDLLEELSTALAGHQVAKFKAAWREGKAIANGAVPGYGATDTPEMLVLLNNYTVLSSAQQLALSRMPKGTSVEDPAVEKAVRNLLMTEDFTLISKLQRHGRAAIESYSDEELACLIGAKRMTDYKAALTQRNIRSMDSLATYGWIMYQDACNREVLGRLPDFEELFARAALPELAAAVGKLA from the coding sequence ATGTCCAACTCAAAACCTTATCCCTATGGCTTGTATGACCCATCAAAAGACAGTGATAGCTGTGGTGTAGGTTTCATTACTCGTAAGGACGGCGAGCAAACTCATGAGGTTCTGCAAATGGCACACAGTGCCCTGTGCACCGTACCTCATCGCGGGGGCATGTCAGCAGAAGGCGTTGGTGACGGCGCTGGTGTCAACGTTGACCTCTCTTTGCACTTCTTCCGCAAAATTACCGGACTGCCGCTGGAAGCGGGCCGCTTTGGTGTGGGTAACTTCTTCGTACCTAAAGACAGTGCGTTACGCGCCAACGCCGAGCGCCTGGTTGAAGAAACTCTGGCTTCATACAATCTGAATATCATTGTTAAGCGTGATATGCCGCTGGATAACAGCGTACTGCGTCCGGCAGCTATTTCGTTTCAGCTGCCTATCGTGCAATGGGTGTTTACTGCCCCGGCCGATGTGACCAGCCAGATTGATTTTGAAAAACGCATATATCGTGCCCTGCTGGATATCGAAGCTCGCGCCTTTACCGAGAGTGATTTTGGCGGTCTTTATCCGCTTTCGCTCTCCTCGCGCACTCAGGTATTTAAAGCGCGCCTGAACTCCAATGAAGTCATTCCCTATTTCCAGGATCTGACCGATGCTGACCATCAGGTACGCGGTCTGTTCTTCCATACTCGTTTTTCAACCAATACCGACCCGCACACCACCATGGCGCAGCCTTTCCGTCTGATGGCACACAACGGTGAACTCAACACGGATCGTAAAAACCGTATTGCTGAATCGGCGCTGGCGCTGGCGCGCGGCAAGAAAATCGTGCGTCCGAAAGGTCAGTCAGACAGCTCCCGCCTCGATCAGAGTATCCACAGCCGCCTGATGGAAGATAACCTTGACCTGATCACCGCAGTGGTATCAATGATGCCGCCAGCGTGGGAAAACGATCCGTCGTTGTCTGCTGAAGTACGTGCCATGCTGGAATACTTCTCTCTCTACGAAGAGAAGAACGATGGCCCGGCAGCGCTGATCTTCGGTAATGGTGAAGTGATTGGCGCACGTCTTGACCGCCTGGGCCTGCGCCCTCTGCGCTCGGTGGAAACCGCTGAGTATATTGGTGCGATGTCTGAAGCTGGTCAGATCGCCTTCCCGCCGGAAAGCGTCCTGCGTCGTGGTCGTATCGAAGCGGGCGGAATGCTCTATTACGATCACCGTGAGAAGCGCAGCTACACCACCGTAGAAGCGTTAGAGAAACTGGCTGCAGTGGCCGATTATCCTGCTTTGCTGGCAGAGTCTCGTGTGACCTTAGACGATCTCCCGGTCATACCGGCAGAGCAGCAAGGCTCCCCTTCGCGTTATAGCGGTGACCTCAAAACCTATCAGCGTTTTGTGGCCTACTACTACAACCAGGAGAGCTTCAAATTCATGATGGATCCGATGCTGACTACCGGTGCTGAAAAGATTTCAGCTATGGGTTATGGCAACGCGATCAATGCCTTATCCGACCATGAAGGCGGAATGGCACACTATTTCTCACAGCGCTTTGCTCAGGTGACAAACCCGCCTCTGGACTCAATCCGTGAAGCTGACGGTATGACAATGCGCGTAGCCTTAGGCGCTAAACCGCATCTCGGACGCAGCAAAGGCCACCAGATTGTGGTGCCAACGCCAATCCTGTCACATCTGGACATGCTGCAACTGCGCGAGCAGACCGTAGCGCCGTATGCCCGTTTTGACATGCTCTACCTGCCGGTGATCGGTACTGACCCGCAGAGCCGTGCGGCCAATGCCGATGCGCTCGAGCAGGCAATTGACGCACTGGCGCAGGATGTGGTCGATTTCGCTCGCGAGCAGGGCGGCATCGCGGTTATTACCGACCGCCATATCTCCTCTACTCACGCCAGCATCCCGATGCTGCTGATGGTTTCTGCGATTAACCAACGCCTGGTGCAGGAAGGTTTGCGTCTCGACGTCTCACTGGTGGTTGAAAGTGGTCAGAGCATCTCTTCACACCATATTGCTGCCGCGCTGGGCTTTGGTGCTTCCGCTATCTACCCGCTTGGCGTGCAGATGCGTGCGGAAGAGAAGTACGGTGAAGGCGAGGCAGGTAACAAAGCCTTTAAACGCTATGCTAAAGCCGCAGAAAAAGCACTGATGAAAACCATGGGCAAAGTGGGCCTGTGTACCGTTGAGAGCTACAGCTGCGGTGAGTTCTTCGAGCCGAACTTCCTCGACACTGAAGACCGCGTGCTGAAGAAATATTTCCCGAATATTAAAACCCCGGTGGGCGGAGCAGGCTTTGCCACCATCGCACAGATGGCCGTGGACTGGCACCAGAGTGCGCTGCGCATTCAGGGGGAATCTGACGTACCCTTGCTGGGCCTGTTTAAAGAGCGCGCGGAAGGCGCAGGGCACTCCTACGGCACCATTGCTGTGCGTACCTTTATCGATATGACCGAGCAACCTATCCGCTTTGCCGATAAAGCCCGTGAGGAGGATAACTTTATCCGCCTGATGACGCTGGCGAAACTGGATAATGCGTTCAGTATCAAAACCAAAACCTTTGCTGACAGCAGCTTCGAACGTATTCCGAACGAGGTGATTGATAACTTTACGATCACCGCTGACTACCGTCAGTTCTCCAGCCTGATGCAGGAGGAGCGTAAACGTCGTCCGGCCGCACTGCGCGATATTCTCGCCCTGCCCGCTGATTTAACCCATGTAGACAGCGAAGCAGAGTTCACCCGTAAGCTGGGCCGCTATTCACTGATCAACAACGGTTTTGCCGTACGTGGACTGGTCTGCGAAGCAACGGAAGGCCGTGAAGGGCACTTTATACTGCGCCTGACCGATGCCATTGTTGGCCTGAAAAGCGAACATGATCGCCTGACCACCCTCTCCGGCGTACTGAAAAAACGCTTTGGTGATGCGATTGAACATGCTGAAGTGACTGCCGATGCGCTACACCTGACCACAACCGGAAAAGCAGCGGACTATTTGTCGCGTATTTTCACGATCTCTCCGGTGCTGCCACTCAGTGAAGTACAGCCTGCCCATGAAATTACCCGCACCTTTGCTTCCGGGGCCATGAGCCATGGCGCACTGGTGGCTCCGGCACACGAAGCCGTTGCCCATGGCACCAATATGGTGGGCGGTATGAGTAACTGTGGCGAAGGTGGCGAACACTATTCACGTCACGGCACCATCCGCGCTTCTCGTATTAAACAGCTGGCATCCGGTCGTTTCGGCGTCTGGGCTGCTTATCTGGCAGACCCGATGCTTGAAGAGCTGGAAATAAAAATCGGCCAGGGAGCAAAACCAGGCGAAGGTGGTCAGCTACCGGCAGCCAAAGTGACCGTAGAGATCGCTGCGGCACGTGGCGGTACGCCGGGCGTGGAGCTGGTTTCCCCTCCTCCGCACCATGACACCTACTCGATTGAAGATCTGGCGCAGCTGATCCACGACTGTAAAGCTGCCCGGGTGCGGGTGATCGTTAAGCTGGTGTCGTCCGAGGGTATCGGCACCATTGCGGTTGGCGTGGCGAAGGCCGGTGCCGACGTTATCAACGTCGCTGGTAACACCGGCGGCACCGGGGCAGCTTCGGTTACCAGCCTGAAATATACCGGACGCGTGGCAGAAATCGGGATCGCCGAAGTTCATCAGGCGCTGTGTGCCAACGGCCTGCGTGAAAAAGTACTGCTGCGCTGTTCAGGCGCACAGCAGACCGGCAGCGACGTTGTGAAATCCGCGCTGCTGGGCGGCGACAGCTTTGAATTCGGCACCACCGCACTGATGATGCTGAAATGCGTGATGGCGAAAAACTGTAACGTGAAATGCCCGGCGGGTCTGACTACCAATGCCGAAGCCTTTGATGGAGATCCACGTCAGCTGGCGCAGTATTTTATCAACGTTGCTCATGAAGTGCGTGAAATGCTGGCGCGCCTCGGCCTGCGCTCTCTGCGCGAAGCCCGCGGCCGCTCCGATCTGTTGCATCTGATGGATCACCCGCTGGAAGTCGGCAAGCTGGATCTGCGTGCCATGCTGACCGTGGTACCAGAGATGAAGATCGCCCATCCGGTCTATCTGGAAAAAGACTTCGAACTGGATAACGGCTGGATCGATCTGCTGAACGATCAGCTGGTCAGCCAGGGATCGACAGAGATCAACCTGGGTGACGGGATCACTCTGAACAACCGTAACAAGAGCGTGGGTGGGCAGCTGGCTATCGATATCGAACGCCTGCTGAACCATACGCTGAATGCCGAGCATCTGAGCCGCATCCCGGCTGCGCTGCTGGACGATCGTGGTCGCCGCTATCTGGCACCGGGCACGGTTAATATCTCGACCTCAGGCTCTGCCGGTCAGTCCTACGGCGTATTCTGTAACGACGGTATGCGTCTGGAGCATTACGGCACCTGTAACGACGGCGTTGGTAAAGGACAGTGCGGCGGTGAAATTGTCGTCATGTCCCCAGGGGGCGGTTCGCAGGATGCGGAAGGTAACGTTCTGATCGGTAACTTCGCCCTGTTCGGCGCCACCGGCGGACGTCTGTTCGCACAAGGCCAGGCGGGCGACCGTTTTGCCGTACGTAATTCCGGCGCGACCGCTGTGGTTGAAGGCGTGGGTGATTTCTGCTGCGAATATATGACTAACGGCGCAGTGCTCAACCTCGGCACTTACGGCACCGGGTTTGGTAACGGTATGAGCGGCGGTTTCGCCTATCAGTACGACCCGTACGGCACGCTGGCGGGTTCAGCTGCCGGTGACTCCGTGATGCTTGGCTCCATTACTGATGACAACGAAATGGCACGCGTACATAAAGATGCGGTGCTGACGATGCTGAACTGGCATCTGGACGCCACCTCCTCGCCACGTGCGCAGTGGTTGCTCGATCACTGGGAAACCGAGAGCCAGCATTTTGTCTACGTGATGCCGCGCTCCCTGCTGCTGTATCAGGACGGCGGTGAGATCCTGAAAGCGAAGGCTCGTAAGGATCTGCTGGAAGAGTTGTCCACCGCGCTGGCTGGTCATCAGGTGGCTAAATTCAAAGCGGCCTGGCGCGAAGGGAAAGCAATCGCGAACGGTGCCGTTCCGGGCTACGGTGCAACAGATACTCCTGAGATGCTGGTACTGTTAAACAACTATACCGTTCTCAGTTCTGCACAACAGCTGGCGCTTTCACGGATGCCAAAAGGCACCTCAGTGGAAGATCCGGCAGTGGAGAAAGCCGTACGTAACCTGCTGATGACTGAAGACTTTACTCTGATCAGCAAGTTGCAACGCCACGGTCGTGCAGCCATTGAAAGCTACAGCGATGAAGAGCTTGCCTGCCTGATTGGTGCGAAGCGTATGACAGACTACAAAGCGGCGCTGACACAACGCAACATTCGTTCCATGGACAGCCTGGCGACTTACGGCTGGATTATGTATCAGGATGCATGTAACAGAGAAGTGCTGGGAAGACTGCCTGATTTTGAAGAGCTGTTCGCCCGTGCTGCACTGCCTGAATTAGCGGCTGCGGTCGGCAAACTTGCCTGA
- the sspA gene encoding stringent starvation protein SspA, translated as MAVAANKRSVMTLFSGPTDIFSHQVRIVLAEKGVSVEIEQVETDNLPQDLIDLNPYRTVPTLVDRELTLYESRIIMEYLDERFPHPPLMPVYPVARGESRLMMHRVEQDWYSLMRKVENGTAQEAEAARKQLREELLAIAPLFARTPFFMSEEFSLVDCYLAPLLWRLPQMGIELIGAGSKELKGYMTRVFERDSFLASLTEAEREMRLQTRG; from the coding sequence ATGGCTGTCGCTGCCAACAAACGTTCGGTAATGACGCTGTTTTCTGGTCCGACTGACATTTTCAGCCACCAGGTACGCATTGTCCTGGCTGAGAAGGGTGTTAGTGTCGAGATCGAGCAGGTTGAAACGGATAACCTGCCGCAGGATCTGATCGACCTCAACCCGTACCGCACCGTACCCACCCTTGTGGATCGCGAGCTTACGCTGTATGAATCGCGCATCATCATGGAATATCTGGACGAGCGCTTCCCGCATCCTCCACTGATGCCGGTTTACCCGGTAGCACGCGGTGAAAGCCGCCTGATGATGCATCGCGTTGAGCAGGATTGGTACAGCCTGATGCGTAAAGTTGAAAACGGCACCGCACAGGAAGCCGAAGCTGCGCGCAAACAGCTGCGCGAAGAGCTGCTGGCTATCGCACCACTGTTCGCCCGTACGCCGTTCTTTATGAGCGAAGAGTTCAGCCTGGTTGACTGCTATCTGGCTCCTCTGCTGTGGCGTTTGCCGCAGATGGGCATTGAGCTGATTGGCGCGGGTTCTAAAGAGCTTAAAGGCTATATGACTCGTGTCTTCGAGCGTGACTCCTTCCTTGCTTCTCTGACCGAAGCAGAACGTGAAATGCGCCTGCAAACGCGGGGCTAA
- the rpsI gene encoding 30S ribosomal protein S9, which yields MAENQNYGTGRRKSSSARVFIKPGSGNIVINQRSLEQYFGRETARMVVRQPLELLDMVGKFDLYITVKGGGISGQAGAIRHGITRALMEYDESLRGELRKAGFVTRDARKVERKKVGLRKARRRPQFSKR from the coding sequence ATGGCTGAGAATCAAAACTACGGCACTGGTCGCCGCAAAAGCTCTTCCGCACGCGTCTTTATTAAGCCGGGTAGCGGTAATATCGTTATCAACCAGCGTTCTTTAGAACAGTACTTCGGTCGCGAAACTGCCCGCATGGTAGTTCGTCAGCCGCTGGAACTGCTGGACATGGTTGGTAAATTCGATCTGTACATCACTGTTAAAGGTGGTGGTATCTCTGGTCAGGCTGGTGCGATCCGTCACGGTATCACACGCGCTCTGATGGAGTACGACGAGTCACTGCGTGGCGAACTGCGTAAAGCAGGCTTCGTTACTCGCGATGCTCGTAAAGTTGAACGTAAGAAAGTCGGCCTGCGTAAAGCACGTCGTCGTCCTCAGTTCTCCAAACGTTAA
- a CDS encoding sulfite reductase subunit alpha translates to MKIPYIPEDAPFNGEQKFWLAGFLAGLHSRLLVLENQPQAAGSAASAATTQLHILFGSQTGNAEALAQSAAKAARAKGLVPVVQGLGEVDIDVFATMRHVLVITSTYGEGEMPDNAQLFWQAISASTAPRLEQMHFAVLAIGDTGYDGFCQAGKFIDMRLEQLGAKRVYDRIDCDIDYEEPSNEWIASSMPQFAASAGSSGNALESAPEAPVIPGSNKNNPYAAALATNKRLSGENSGKDIRHFEFDLTDSGLKYEAGDALGVIPVNEPALVNLLLTQLKSDYDTPVPGFERSLGDLLTYQFEISEPSRKLIEWVGQNTTNQELRHVLQHDDKDALGVWLWGKDTLDLLQLDVTRALSIPEFVALLRPLQHRAYSISSSQKAHPNQVHLTIASVRYHSAGRARSGVCSTYLAERVKRGEKPAIFISPNKAFRVPANNDAPLIMIGPGTGIAPFRAFLEEREAVDAKGKNWLFFGDQHQEHDYIYQDELTHWQKSGLLTRLDLAFSRDQAEKIYVQTRMLEQGAELFAWLEEGAYFYVCGDASRMAKDVDKALYQVITQFGGMSAERAADYVDQLKKEKRYLRDVY, encoded by the coding sequence ATGAAGATTCCTTACATTCCTGAAGATGCGCCATTTAATGGTGAGCAGAAATTTTGGCTGGCAGGCTTTCTTGCCGGATTACACTCGCGCCTGCTGGTGCTGGAAAATCAGCCGCAGGCGGCAGGCTCTGCTGCTTCAGCGGCAACCACTCAGCTCCATATTCTGTTTGGTTCTCAGACAGGTAATGCTGAAGCGTTAGCGCAGAGTGCGGCGAAAGCAGCACGCGCTAAAGGCCTGGTGCCGGTCGTTCAGGGACTGGGTGAGGTCGATATTGATGTGTTCGCCACTATGCGTCACGTGCTGGTGATCACTTCTACCTATGGCGAAGGTGAAATGCCGGATAACGCGCAGCTGTTCTGGCAGGCTATTTCCGCCAGCACTGCGCCACGCCTTGAGCAGATGCACTTTGCGGTTCTGGCGATCGGTGATACCGGCTACGACGGCTTCTGCCAGGCTGGTAAATTTATCGATATGCGTCTTGAGCAGCTCGGTGCAAAACGCGTCTACGATCGTATTGACTGCGATATTGATTATGAAGAGCCGTCCAACGAGTGGATCGCCAGCTCTATGCCACAGTTTGCCGCCAGCGCGGGCAGCAGCGGCAATGCGCTGGAGAGCGCACCGGAAGCTCCGGTCATCCCTGGCAGCAATAAAAACAATCCATACGCTGCCGCACTGGCGACCAACAAGCGCCTGTCCGGTGAGAACTCTGGCAAAGACATCCGCCACTTCGAGTTCGATCTGACCGACAGCGGACTGAAGTACGAGGCAGGTGATGCTCTGGGTGTAATTCCGGTCAACGAACCGGCGCTGGTTAATTTGCTGCTGACACAGTTGAAATCAGACTATGACACGCCGGTGCCGGGCTTTGAAAGAAGCCTCGGCGACCTGCTGACCTACCAGTTTGAGATCTCTGAGCCTTCACGCAAGCTGATCGAATGGGTTGGCCAGAACACCACTAACCAGGAACTGCGCCACGTATTGCAGCATGATGATAAAGATGCGCTTGGCGTATGGCTGTGGGGCAAAGACACTCTCGACCTGTTGCAACTGGATGTCACCCGTGCACTGAGTATTCCTGAGTTCGTCGCCCTGCTGCGTCCGTTGCAGCATCGCGCTTACTCTATTTCGTCAAGCCAGAAAGCACACCCTAATCAGGTACATCTGACCATCGCCTCTGTTCGCTATCACAGCGCAGGTCGTGCGCGTAGCGGCGTCTGCTCGACTTACCTGGCCGAGCGCGTTAAACGTGGCGAGAAGCCAGCGATCTTTATTTCTCCGAATAAAGCATTCCGCGTGCCAGCCAACAATGACGCCCCGCTGATCATGATCGGCCCGGGTACCGGTATTGCACCGTTCCGCGCCTTCCTTGAAGAGCGTGAAGCTGTGGACGCTAAAGGAAAGAACTGGCTGTTCTTCGGCGATCAGCATCAGGAACACGATTATATCTATCAGGATGAGCTGACTCACTGGCAGAAAAGTGGCCTGTTAACGCGTCTCGACCTGGCTTTCTCTCGCGATCAGGCTGAAAAAATCTACGTGCAGACTCGTATGCTGGAACAGGGTGCGGAGCTGTTTGCCTGGTTAGAAGAAGGCGCTTACTTCTATGTCTGTGGCGATGCATCACGCATGGCAAAAGACGTAGATAAGGCTCTGTATCAGGTGATTACTCAGTTTGGTGGGATGTCTGCGGAACGCGCAGCAGATTATGTCGATCAGCTGAAGAAAGAGAAACGCTACCTGCGCGACGTCTATTAA
- the sspB gene encoding ClpXP protease specificity-enhancing factor has translation MEMSQLTARRPYLLRAFYEWLLDNNLTPHLVVDINLPGVMVPLEYARDGQIVLNIAPRAVGNLELGNDEVRFSARFGGVPRQVSVPLAAVLAVYARENGAGTMFEPEPAYEDAGEFDESSGQDDAPETVMSVIDGDRPDDSVPDDDNDPDDEPPPRGGRPALRVVK, from the coding sequence ATGGAAATGTCTCAACTTACCGCACGTCGTCCTTATCTGTTGCGCGCTTTTTATGAGTGGTTGCTCGACAACAATCTCACGCCGCATCTGGTCGTCGACATCAATTTACCCGGCGTGATGGTTCCTCTGGAGTATGCCCGCGATGGTCAGATCGTTCTGAACATTGCGCCGCGTGCCGTAGGCAATCTTGAGTTGGGCAATGATGAAGTTCGTTTCAGCGCACGTTTTGGCGGCGTACCGCGTCAGGTTTCCGTGCCTTTAGCGGCGGTGCTGGCGGTTTATGCTCGTGAAAACGGGGCCGGTACCATGTTTGAACCCGAGCCAGCGTATGAAGATGCGGGTGAGTTCGATGAGTCAAGCGGGCAGGATGATGCTCCGGAAACGGTGATGTCGGTGATCGATGGCGATCGTCCCGATGACAGTGTTCCTGACGACGACAATGATCCAGACGATGAGCCGCCTCCGCGCGGTGGTCGTCCGGCGCTTCGCGTTGTGAAATAA